From the genome of Flavobacterium ovatum, one region includes:
- the porQ gene encoding type IX secretion system protein PorQ produces the protein MFKRHLIYLFLFVYSLSYSQIGGKSVYQFLNLVTSPRQAALGGKTVTLYDEDVNQGIFNPASINPEMHNHLAINYGNYYGEVTYGTASYAYTYDRHLQTFHAGVNYVNYGNFEGYDENGQQTASFTGSEIALSGGYSYNVPYSNLHIGANAKLISSSLETYSSLGGALDLGVIYIDEQNDVNWGFVIRNIGTQFTTYSGIKEQLPLEIIFGVSQELEHVPIRWHLNLENLQQWNISFSNPVRAESSFDGTTKEEKISFLGNTFRHVILGAELFPQKAFNLRVSYNFRRAQELKIVEQRNFSGFSLGLGLKMNKLKFNYSYSRYTLAGNTSLFGLTINFQ, from the coding sequence ATGTTTAAAAGGCATTTAATTTATTTGTTTTTATTTGTTTATTCTTTGTCTTATTCGCAAATAGGGGGTAAGAGTGTGTATCAATTTTTGAACTTGGTGACTTCGCCAAGACAAGCAGCACTTGGTGGTAAAACAGTCACTTTATATGATGAAGATGTAAATCAAGGAATTTTTAATCCTGCCTCGATCAATCCTGAGATGCATAATCATTTAGCAATAAACTACGGAAATTATTACGGAGAAGTGACTTATGGAACGGCTTCTTATGCATATACTTATGACCGTCATTTACAGACTTTTCATGCTGGAGTTAACTATGTTAATTACGGTAATTTTGAAGGTTATGATGAAAATGGTCAACAAACGGCTTCTTTTACTGGAAGTGAAATAGCATTGTCAGGAGGATATTCATATAATGTCCCGTATTCAAATTTGCATATAGGAGCAAATGCTAAATTGATATCTTCAAGCTTAGAGACCTATTCATCATTAGGTGGAGCTTTAGATTTAGGGGTGATTTATATTGATGAACAAAACGATGTGAACTGGGGATTCGTAATTCGTAATATAGGAACACAATTCACTACCTACTCAGGCATTAAAGAGCAATTGCCTTTAGAGATTATATTTGGAGTTTCGCAAGAATTAGAGCATGTCCCTATTCGTTGGCATTTAAATTTAGAAAACTTACAGCAATGGAATATATCATTTTCTAATCCTGTTAGAGCTGAATCTTCTTTTGATGGAACTACAAAGGAGGAAAAAATTTCGTTTTTAGGAAACACTTTTCGACATGTGATATTGGGTGCTGAATTGTTTCCTCAAAAAGCTTTCAACTTGCGAGTGAGTTATAATTTCAGAAGAGCTCAAGAATTAAAAATAGTAGAACAGCGTAATTTTTCTGGTTTTTCACTAGGTTTAGGATTAAAGATGAATAAATTAAAATTCAATTATTCTTATTCTAGATATACCTTGGCAGGAAATACAAGTTTATTTGGGTTAACCATTAATTTTCAATAA
- the cmk gene encoding (d)CMP kinase: MTSKITIAIDGFSSTGKSTLAKQLAKELGYAYVDTGAMYRAITLFAMQNGYINNDFFDKESLIHSLSFIRLRFKFRPELGFAVMILNDIDVESEIRTIEVSGFVSKIAEIDEVRAKLVEQQQEMGKGKGIVMDGRDIGTVVFPEAELKLYMNANAQTRAQRRFDELVSKGDTVTFEEVYNNVVERDYIDTHRANSPLVKAVDAIEIDNSAMTRGEQFSFVLDLVKKII; encoded by the coding sequence TTGACTTCAAAAATAACTATAGCAATAGATGGATTCTCCTCTACAGGTAAAAGTACTTTGGCTAAACAATTAGCTAAAGAATTAGGATATGCATATGTAGACACTGGAGCTATGTATCGAGCGATTACACTTTTTGCAATGCAAAATGGGTATATCAACAATGATTTTTTTGATAAAGAATCATTAATACATAGTTTATCCTTCATTCGCTTGCGGTTTAAATTTAGACCCGAATTAGGATTTGCAGTTATGATTCTTAATGATATAGATGTTGAGAGTGAAATTCGCACTATTGAGGTTTCTGGATTTGTGAGCAAAATTGCTGAAATTGATGAAGTTCGAGCGAAACTTGTCGAACAGCAACAAGAAATGGGGAAGGGCAAAGGAATTGTAATGGACGGTAGAGATATAGGTACTGTAGTTTTTCCAGAAGCCGAATTGAAATTGTATATGAATGCCAATGCACAAACTAGAGCGCAACGTCGTTTTGATGAGTTGGTTTCTAAAGGTGATACCGTTACTTTTGAAGAAGTATATAACAACGTAGTAGAGAGAGATTATATTGATACCCACAGAGCCAATTCTCCGTTGGTAAAAGCAGTTGATGCCATTGAAATTGATAACTCGGCTATGACTAGAGGAGAACAATTTTCTTTTGTTTTGGATTTGGTAAAGAAAATAATCTAG
- the rpsA gene encoding 30S ribosomal protein S1, producing the protein MSEQIQSQEEFLANFNWHNFEEGIDIVDEKHLQEFEELVSKTFIATDQEEVVDGTVVRITDRDVIVDINAKSEGVISLNEFRYNPNLKVGDTVEVLIDIREDKTGQLVLSHRKARTIKSWDRVIAANETGEIVNGFVKCRTKGGMIVDVFGIEAFLPGSQIDVKPIRDYDVYVNKTMEFKVVKINHEFKNVVVSHKALIEADIEVQKKEIIGQLQKGQVLEGVVKNITSYGVFIDLGGVDGLIHITDLSWSRINHPSEVLELDQKLNVVILDFDDEKTRIQLGLKQLNAHPWDALDAKLAIGDKVKGKVVVIADYGAFIEVAEGVEGLIHVSEMSWSTHLRSAQDFVKVGDVIEAQILTLDRDDRKMSLGIKQLSQDPWTDITSKYPVGSKHSGIVRNFTNFGIFVELEEGIDGLIYISDLSWTKKIKHPSEFVNVGEKLDVVVLELDVDGRKLSLGHKQTTANPWDQYEASFAVGTIHNGEISEIVDKGATVEFGEDIVAFIPTRHLEKEDGKKLKKGETADFKVIEFNKEFKRVVASHTAIFREEEEKNVKAATENTSSPSANASASTLGDSNDVLAALKAKMEKSEKK; encoded by the coding sequence ATGTCTGAACAAATCCAATCACAAGAAGAGTTTTTAGCAAATTTCAACTGGCACAATTTCGAAGAAGGAATTGATATCGTTGATGAAAAACACTTACAAGAATTCGAAGAATTAGTATCAAAAACTTTTATCGCTACTGACCAAGAAGAAGTAGTAGATGGTACTGTTGTTAGAATTACAGATAGAGACGTTATCGTTGATATCAATGCAAAATCGGAAGGTGTTATTTCGTTGAACGAATTCCGTTACAACCCAAATTTAAAAGTTGGTGATACTGTTGAAGTATTAATCGATATCCGTGAAGACAAAACTGGACAACTAGTTTTATCTCACAGAAAAGCACGTACTATCAAATCATGGGATAGAGTTATCGCTGCAAACGAAACAGGTGAAATCGTTAATGGTTTTGTAAAATGCAGAACTAAAGGTGGTATGATCGTTGACGTTTTCGGAATTGAAGCGTTCTTACCAGGATCTCAAATTGATGTTAAACCAATTAGAGATTACGATGTTTACGTAAACAAAACAATGGAATTCAAAGTTGTGAAAATCAACCACGAATTTAAAAACGTTGTTGTATCTCACAAAGCGCTTATTGAAGCGGATATTGAAGTACAGAAAAAAGAAATCATTGGTCAATTACAAAAAGGACAAGTATTAGAAGGTGTTGTTAAAAACATTACTTCTTATGGTGTCTTTATTGACTTAGGTGGAGTTGATGGATTGATTCACATTACTGACCTTTCTTGGTCTAGAATCAACCACCCATCTGAAGTTCTTGAATTAGATCAAAAATTAAATGTTGTAATCCTTGATTTCGATGATGAGAAAACAAGAATTCAATTAGGATTGAAACAATTAAACGCTCACCCTTGGGATGCTCTAGATGCTAAATTAGCAATTGGAGACAAAGTAAAAGGTAAAGTAGTTGTAATCGCTGATTACGGTGCTTTCATCGAAGTTGCTGAAGGTGTTGAAGGTTTGATCCACGTTTCTGAAATGTCATGGTCTACTCATTTACGTTCTGCTCAAGATTTCGTAAAAGTAGGTGATGTTATCGAAGCTCAGATCTTAACTTTAGATAGAGACGATCGTAAAATGTCATTAGGTATCAAACAATTATCTCAAGATCCTTGGACTGATATCACTTCTAAATATCCAGTAGGTTCTAAACATTCTGGTATCGTTAGAAACTTTACAAACTTTGGTATCTTCGTAGAACTTGAAGAAGGAATTGATGGATTAATTTACATCTCTGACTTATCTTGGACTAAGAAAATCAAACACCCATCTGAATTTGTAAATGTTGGTGAAAAACTTGATGTAGTAGTATTAGAATTAGATGTTGATGGACGTAAATTATCTTTAGGTCACAAACAAACTACTGCTAATCCTTGGGATCAGTATGAAGCTTCATTCGCTGTTGGAACTATCCACAACGGAGAAATTTCTGAAATTGTTGACAAAGGAGCTACTGTAGAATTTGGTGAAGACATCGTTGCTTTCATTCCAACTCGTCACCTTGAAAAAGAAGACGGTAAGAAATTGAAAAAAGGTGAAACTGCTGATTTCAAAGTAATTGAGTTCAACAAAGAATTCAAAAGAGTTGTTGCTTCTCATACTGCTATCTTCCGTGAAGAAGAAGAGAAAAATGTAAAAGCTGCAACTGAAAATACTTCATCTCCATCTGCTAACGCATCTGCGTCTACTTTAGGTGATAGTAATGATGTATTGGCTGCATTGAAAGCTAAAATGGAAAAATCAGAGAAAAAATAA
- a CDS encoding DUF5362 family protein gives MEENSTEIGLKKNFELSDEAQGFLKETAKWGYFLSILGFVFLGLMGVLALSIGTIFAKFNSFGGGMNPMMGRGTGFFSAIYIVIALLYFFPIYYLFQFSSKIKNAFKFNDNEQLNASFEYLKSHYKFMGILALVFVSFYGVVFFMTFIVGIISAM, from the coding sequence ATGGAAGAAAATAGTACTGAAATCGGACTAAAAAAGAATTTTGAATTATCAGATGAAGCACAAGGATTCTTGAAGGAAACTGCCAAATGGGGATACTTTTTATCTATTTTGGGTTTTGTGTTCTTAGGACTTATGGGGGTTTTAGCTTTATCTATTGGAACCATTTTTGCTAAGTTTAACAGTTTTGGTGGTGGAATGAATCCAATGATGGGAAGAGGAACAGGTTTCTTTTCGGCAATATATATTGTGATTGCTTTACTGTATTTTTTTCCAATCTATTATTTGTTTCAATTTTCTTCTAAAATAAAGAATGCCTTCAAGTTTAATGACAACGAGCAATTAAATGCTTCTTTTGAATACTTGAAATCACATTATAAATTCATGGGAATATTAGCTTTGGTTTTTGTATCCTTTTATGGAGTTGTCTTTTTTATGACTTTTATAGTTGGAATAATTTCTGCTATGTAA
- a CDS encoding fasciclin domain-containing protein: MKTRKFLSVAFLALVFGATSFAQKTKMVGGAEMFPTKNIVENAVNSKDHTTLVAAVKAAGLVETLQSKGPFTVFAPTNAAFEKLPMGTVETLLKPENKKMLQTILTYHVVAGKMSSKDIMKAIKMGNGKATLKTVSGGTLTAWMKGKKLYITDEKGGMSMITIANVNQSNGVIHVVDTVVLPKA; encoded by the coding sequence ATGAAAACGAGAAAATTTTTATCAGTAGCATTTTTAGCATTAGTATTCGGAGCAACATCTTTCGCTCAAAAAACAAAAATGGTAGGTGGAGCCGAAATGTTTCCAACTAAAAACATTGTAGAGAACGCGGTAAACTCGAAAGATCACACCACACTAGTAGCAGCTGTGAAAGCAGCAGGATTAGTAGAGACCTTACAAAGTAAAGGACCATTCACCGTTTTTGCCCCAACTAATGCCGCTTTTGAAAAATTACCAATGGGAACTGTAGAGACTTTGCTTAAACCTGAAAACAAAAAAATGTTACAAACTATTTTAACGTACCATGTAGTTGCTGGAAAAATGAGTTCCAAAGACATTATGAAAGCAATCAAAATGGGTAACGGAAAAGCAACCTTAAAAACGGTAAGTGGTGGGACATTAACGGCTTGGATGAAAGGAAAAAAATTATACATCACCGACGAAAAAGGTGGAATGTCAATGATTACAATTGCTAATGTGAATCAATCTAACGGGGTTATTCATGTTGTGGATACCGTTGTTTTACCAAAAGCATAA
- the pheT gene encoding phenylalanine--tRNA ligase subunit beta, whose translation MKISYNWLKQFIKTDWKSEEVSHLLTDLGLEVEGVDKYQSIKGGLEGIVVGHVLTCEQHPDADRLKVTTVDIGAEAPIQVVCGAANVAAGQKVPVATIGTILYDAEGNPFTIKKGKIRGQESFGMICAEDELGLGQSHDGIMVLDDTLVPGIAVAKVFKVENDEVFEIGLTPNRADAMSHMGTARDLRAGLMQKGINTELITPSISNFRVDMRTLKIDTKIEDITLAPRYCGVTISGITVKPSPSWLQDRLKAIGITPKNNIVDVTNYVLHDLGQPLHAFDASKINGKIIVKTLPSGTKFTTLDDIERTLHEEDLMICDEKGPLCIAGVFGGKNSGVTEHTKNIFLESAYFNPVSIRKTAKRHQLSTDASFRFERGIDPTITAYALKRAAILIQEVAGGEITSDVSDIYQKKIEDFTVFVSFGNVKKIIGQEIPKDTIKQILASLDIKINSVSEAGLGLTIPAYRVDVQREIDVIEEILRVYGYNNIGFSGKLNATVCNAPRNEDYKLQNIVASQLNSQGFHEMMANSLTTADYVKLSENLKEEHNVTMLNPLSNDLATMRQSLLFSGLEAVSYNINRRNNDLKLFEYGKTYHKFLSGFEEQKHLTLFQTGNRNSESWTNNQSPSNFFLFKGYVEAVLARLGITKTLNSPVTSDVFSEGIAIGTGHNALVEFGVVKKSILKHFGIKQEVFYADFNWDAILKAISLKIKYTDIPKYPEVRRDLALLIDQAVSYDSIYTVAKKTEKILLKNINLFDVYEGEKLPEGKKSYALSFTIQDSTKTLTDVQIDKIMSKLQVNFETELGASLR comes from the coding sequence ATGAAGATATCTTATAATTGGCTTAAACAATTCATTAAAACCGACTGGAAATCAGAGGAAGTATCACACTTACTTACAGATTTGGGTCTTGAAGTAGAAGGTGTAGATAAATACCAATCCATAAAAGGTGGACTAGAAGGAATTGTTGTAGGACATGTTTTGACTTGTGAGCAACATCCAGACGCTGACCGTTTGAAAGTGACGACTGTTGATATTGGTGCTGAGGCGCCAATACAAGTGGTTTGTGGCGCTGCCAATGTAGCTGCGGGACAAAAAGTACCTGTTGCGACTATTGGAACTATATTATATGATGCCGAAGGAAATCCTTTTACCATTAAAAAAGGAAAAATTCGTGGTCAAGAAAGCTTCGGAATGATTTGCGCTGAAGATGAATTAGGTCTTGGACAGAGTCACGACGGAATTATGGTTCTCGACGATACTTTAGTTCCTGGAATTGCTGTTGCCAAAGTTTTTAAAGTCGAAAATGATGAAGTTTTCGAAATTGGATTGACGCCAAACCGTGCTGACGCCATGAGTCACATGGGTACTGCTCGTGATTTGAGAGCGGGATTGATGCAAAAAGGAATCAATACGGAATTGATTACGCCTTCTATCTCTAATTTTAGAGTGGATATGCGTACGTTGAAAATTGATACTAAAATTGAAGATATTACGCTTGCGCCTCGTTACTGTGGTGTTACTATATCTGGAATTACAGTAAAACCTTCGCCCTCTTGGTTGCAAGACCGTTTGAAAGCGATTGGAATTACTCCAAAAAACAATATTGTCGATGTGACCAATTATGTTTTACATGATTTAGGGCAACCACTTCATGCTTTTGATGCTTCAAAAATCAATGGCAAAATCATTGTAAAAACACTTCCTTCAGGAACTAAATTTACAACCCTTGACGATATTGAACGCACGCTTCATGAAGAAGACTTGATGATTTGTGACGAAAAAGGACCTTTGTGTATTGCAGGAGTTTTTGGAGGTAAAAATTCAGGAGTTACAGAACATACCAAAAACATATTTTTAGAAAGTGCCTATTTTAATCCAGTAAGCATTCGTAAAACGGCTAAAAGACATCAGTTAAGTACAGATGCTTCTTTCCGTTTTGAAAGAGGAATTGACCCTACAATTACCGCTTATGCCTTGAAACGTGCAGCAATCTTGATTCAAGAAGTGGCTGGTGGTGAGATTACATCAGATGTAAGTGATATTTACCAAAAGAAAATTGAGGATTTTACGGTTTTTGTAAGCTTTGGTAATGTTAAGAAAATCATTGGTCAAGAAATACCAAAAGATACGATTAAGCAAATATTAGCTTCTTTGGACATCAAAATAAATAGCGTTTCTGAAGCTGGTTTAGGATTAACGATTCCGGCATACCGTGTAGATGTACAAAGAGAAATTGATGTTATCGAAGAGATTTTGAGAGTCTATGGGTACAACAATATTGGTTTTTCGGGAAAATTGAACGCTACGGTTTGCAATGCACCAAGAAATGAAGATTATAAACTTCAAAACATTGTAGCTTCACAATTAAACTCACAAGGCTTTCATGAAATGATGGCCAACTCATTGACAACAGCAGATTATGTAAAACTTTCAGAGAATTTGAAAGAAGAACATAATGTAACGATGTTAAACCCATTGAGTAATGATTTAGCAACGATGCGTCAGTCCTTATTATTTTCAGGTTTAGAGGCTGTTTCCTATAACATCAACCGTAGAAATAACGATTTGAAATTGTTTGAATACGGAAAAACCTATCATAAATTTTTGTCGGGTTTTGAAGAACAAAAACACTTGACTTTGTTTCAAACTGGAAATCGCAACAGCGAAAGTTGGACAAATAATCAGTCACCATCGAACTTTTTTCTATTCAAAGGATATGTTGAGGCGGTATTAGCTCGACTAGGAATTACAAAAACATTGAACTCACCAGTGACTTCAGATGTGTTTTCAGAAGGAATTGCAATTGGTACTGGTCACAATGCTTTAGTTGAATTTGGTGTGGTTAAAAAATCAATTTTGAAACACTTTGGGATCAAACAAGAAGTGTTTTATGCAGACTTTAATTGGGATGCCATTTTGAAAGCAATTTCATTAAAAATAAAATATACTGATATTCCTAAATATCCAGAGGTACGACGAGATTTAGCTTTATTAATTGATCAAGCAGTAAGCTATGACTCAATTTATACAGTGGCGAAGAAAACTGAAAAAATATTATTGAAAAACATCAATTTATTTGATGTTTATGAAGGTGAAAAATTACCAGAAGGTAAAAAATCATACGCTTTGAGTTTTACTATTCAAGACAGTACAAAAACATTAACTGATGTACAGATTGATAAAATCATGAGTAAATTACAAGTTAATTTCGAAACTGAATTAGGAGCAAGTTTGAGATAA